The proteins below are encoded in one region of Equus przewalskii isolate Varuska chromosome 1, EquPr2, whole genome shotgun sequence:
- the MYH7 gene encoding myosin-7, with protein MGDAELAVFGSAAPYLRKTEKERLEDQTRPFDLKKDVFVPDDKEEFVKAKIISREGGKITAETEHGKTVTVKEDQVLQQNPPKFDKIEDMAMLTFLHEPAVLYNLKDRYAAWMIYTYSGLFCVTINPYKWLPVYTAEVVAAYRGKKRSEAPPHIFSISDNAYQYMLTDRENQSILITGESGAGKTVNTKRVIQYFAVIAAIGDRSKKDQTSGKGTLEDQIIEANPALEAFGNAKTVRNDNSSRFGKFIRIHFGATGKLASADIETYLLEKSRVIFQLKAERDYHIFYQILSNKKPELLDMLLITNNPYDYAFISQGETTVASIDDAEELMATDNAFDVLGFTSEEKNSMYKLTGAIMHFGNMKFKQKPREEQAEPDGTEEADKSAYLMGLNSADLLKGLCHPRVKVGNEYVTKGQNVQQVAYAKGALAKAVYERMFNWMVARINATLETKQPRQYFIGVLDIAGFEIFDFNSFEQLCINFTNEKLQQFFNHHMFVLEQEEYKKEGIEWEFIDFGMDLQACIDLIEKPMGIMSILEEECMFPKATDMTFKAKLFDNHLGKSSNFQKPRNIKGKPEAHFSLIHYAGTVDYNILGWLQKNKDPLNETVVDLYKKSSLKMLSNLFANYLGADAPIEKGKGKAKKGSSFQTVSALHRENLNKLMTNLRSTHPHFVRCIIPNETKSPGVIDNPLVMHQLRCNGVLEGIRICRKGFPNRILYGDFRQRYRILNPAAIPEGQFIDSRKGAEKLLSSLDIDHNQYRFGHTKVFFKAGLLGLLEEMRDERLSRIITRIQAQSRGVLARMEFKKLLERRDSLLIIQWNIRAFMGVKNWPWMKLYFKIKPLLKSAETEKEMATMKEEFARLKEALEKSEARRKELEEKMVSLLQEKNDLQLQVQAEQDNLADAEERCDQLIKNKIQLEAKVKEMTERLEDEEEMNAELTAKKRKLEDECSELKRDIDDLELTLAKVEKEKHATENKVKNLTEEMAGLDEIIAKLTKEKKALQEAHQQALDDLQAEEDKVNTLTKAKVKLEQHVDDLEGSLEQEKKVRMDLERAKRKLEGDLKLTQESIMDLENDKQQLDERLKKKDFELNALNARIEDEQALGSQLQKKLKELQARIEELEEELEAERTARAKVEKLRSDLSRELEEISERLEEAGGATSVQIEMNKKREAEFQKMKRDLEEATLQHEATAAALRKKHADSVAELGEQIDNLQRVKQKLEKEKSEFKLELDDVTSNMEQIIKAKANLEKMCRTLEDQMNEHRSKAEETQRSVNDLTSQRAKLQTENGELSRQLDEKEALISQLTRGKLTYTQQLEDLKRQLEEEVKAKNALAHALQSARHDCDLLREQYEEETEAKAELQRVLSKANSEVAQWRTKYETDAIQRTEELEEAKKKLAQRLQDAEEAVEAVNAKCSSLEKTKHRLQNEIEDLMVDVERSNAAAAALDKKQRNFDKILAEWKQKYEESQSELESSQKEARSLSTELFKLKNAYEESLEHLETFKRENKNLQEEISDLTEQLGSSGKTIHELEKVRKQLEAEKLELQSALEEAEASLEHEEGKILRAQLEFNQIKAEIERKLAEKDEEMEQAKRNHLRVVDSLQTSLDAETRSRNEALRVKKKMEGDLNEMEIQLSHANRMAAEAQKQVKSLQSLLKDTQIQLDDAVRANDDLKENIAIVERRNNLLQAELEELRAVVEQTERSRKLAEQELIETSERVQLLHSQNTSLINQKKKMDADLSQLQTEVEEAVQECRNAEEKAKKAITDAAMMAEELKKEQDTSAHLERMKKNMEQTIKDLQHRLDEAEQIALKGGKKQLQKLEARVRELENELEVEQKRNAESIKGMRKSERRIKELTYQTEEDRKNLLRLQDLVDKLQLKVKAYKRQAEEAEEQANTNLSKFRKVQHELDEAEERADIAESQVNKLRAKSRDIGTKGLNEE; from the exons ATGGGGGACGCGGAGTTGGCTGTGTTTGGGTCCGCCGCCCCATACCTGCGCAAGACAGAGAAGGAGCGGCTGGAAGACCAGACCAGGCCTTTCGACCTCAAGAAGGACGTCTTCGTGCCTGATGACAAAGAGGAGTTCGTCAAGGCTAAGATTATATCTCGAGAGGGTGGCAAAATCACTGCCGAGACTGAGCATGGCAAG ACCGTGACCGTGAAGGAGGATCAGGTGTTGCAGCAGAACCCGCCCAAGTTCGACAAGATCGAGGACATGGCCATGCTGACCTTCCTGCACGAGCCCGCTGTGCTCTACAACCTCAAGGATCGCTACGCGGCCTGGATGATCTAC ACCTACTCCGGCCTCTTCTGTGTCACCATCAACCCCTACAAGTGGCTGCCGGTGTACACTGCAGAGGTGGTGGCCGCCTACCGGGGCAAGAAGAGGAGCGAGGCGCCGCCCCACATCTTCTCCATCTCTGACAACGCCTACCAGTACATGCTGACAG ACAGAGAAAACCAGTCCATCCTGATCAC CGGAGAATCCGGGGCAGGGAAGACGGTCAACACCAAGAGAGTCATCCAGTATTTTGCTGTTATCGCCGCCATTGGGGACCGCAGCAAAAAGGATCAGACCTCAGGCAAG GGCACCCTGGAGGACCAGATCATCGAGGCCAACCCTGCCCTGGAGGCCTTTGGCAATGCCAAGACCGTCAGGAATGACAACTCCTCCCGCTTC gGGAAATTCATTCGAATCCATTTTGGGGCTACTGGAAAGTTGGCGTCTGCAGACATAGAGACCT ACCTTCTGGAAAAATCCAGAGTTATTTTccagctgaaggcagagagagattatCACATTTTCTACCAAATCCTGTCTAACAAAAAACCTGAGCTGCTGG ACATGCTGCTGATCACCAACAACCCCTATGATTATGCATTCATCTCCCAAGGAGAGACCACTGTGGCCTCAATTGATGACGCTGAGGAGCTCATGGCCACTGAT AACGCCTTTGATGTGCTGGGCTTCACTTCAGAGGAGAAGAACTCCATGTACAAGCTGACGGGCGCCATCATGCACTTCGGAAACATGAAGTTCAAGCAGAAGCCGCGAGAGGAGCAGGCTGAGCCAGACGGCACCGAAG aGGCTGACAAGTCCGCCTACCTCATGGGGCTGAACTCAGCCGACCTGCTTAAGGGGCTGTGCCACCCTCGGGTGAAAGTAGGCAATGAGTACGTCACCAAGGGGcagaatgtccagcag GTGGCATATGCTAAAGGGGCCCTGGCCAAGGCAGTGTATGAGAGGATGTTCAACTGGATGGTGGCGCGGATCAACGCCACCCTGGAGACCAAGCAGCCGCGCCAGTACTTCATAGGAGTCCTGGACATCGCTGGCTTTGAGATCTTTGAC tTCAACAGCTTTGAGCAGCTCTGCATCAACTTCACCAACGAGAAGCTGCAGCAGTTCTTCAACCACCACATGTTCGTGCTGGAGCAGGAGGAGTACAAGAAGGAGGGCATCGAGTGGGAGTTCATCGACTTCGGCATGGACCTGCAGGCCTGCATCGACCTCATCGAGAAG CCCATGGGCATCATGTCCATCCTGGAAGAGGAGTGCATGTTCCCCAAGGCCACCGACATGACGTTCAAGGCCAAGCTGTTTGACAACCACCTGGGAAAGTCCAGCAACTTCCAGAAGCCACGCAATATCAAGGGGAAGCCAGAAGCCCACTTCTCCCTGATCCACTACGCTGGCACTGTGGACTACAACATCCTAGGCTGGCTGCAGAAGAACAAAGATCCACTCAATGAGACCGTGGTGGATTTATACAAGAAGTCCTCCCTTAAGATGCTCAGCAACCTGTTTGCCAACTATCTTGGGGCTGATGCAC CTATTGAGAAGGGCAAAGGCAAGGCCAAGAAAGGCTCATCCTTTCAGACCGTGTCAGCTCTGCACAGG GAAAATCTGAACAAGCTGATGACCAACTTGCGCTCCACACATCCCCACTTCGTGCGTTGCATCATCCCCAATGAGACAAAGTCTCCAG GGGTGATAGACAACCCCCTGGTCATGCACCAGCTGCGCTGCAACGGCGTGCTGGAAGGCATCCGCATCTGCAGGAAGGGCTTCCCTAACCGCATCCTCTACGGGGACTTCCGGCAGAG GTATCGCATCCTGAACCCAGCGGCCATCCCCGAGGGCCAGTTCATTGACAgcaggaaaggagcagagaagctgCTGAGCTCTCTGGACATTGACCACAACCAGTATAGGTTCGGCCACACCAAG GTGTTCTTCAAGGCagggctgctggggctgctggaggAGATGCGAGATGAGAGGCTGAGCCGAATCATCACCCGCATCCAGGCCCAGTCCCGGGGTGTGCTCGCCAGAATGGAATTCAAGAAGCTGTTGGAACGCAG AGACTCCCTGCTGATAATCCAGTGGAACATTCGGGCCTTCATGGGGGTCAAGAACTGGCCCTGGATGAAGCTCTACTTCAAGATCAAGCCTCTGCTGAAGAGcgcagagacagagaaggagatggCCACCATGAAGGAGGAGTTTGCGCGCCTCAAAGAGGCGCTGGAGAAGTCTGAGGCTCGCCgcaaggagctggaggagaagatGGTGTCCCTGCTGCAGGAGAAGAACGACCTACAGCTCCAAGTGCAGGCG GAACAAGACAACCTGGCGGATGCAGAGGAGCGCTGCGACCAGCTGATCAAGAACAAGATCCAGCTGGAGGCCAAGGTGAAGGAGATGACTGAGAGgctggaggatgaggaggagatgAATGCCGAGCTCACTGCCAAGAAGCGCAAGCTGGAAGATGAGTGCTCTGAACTCAAAAGGGACATTGATGACCTGGAGCTGACACTGGCcaaggtggagaaggagaagcaTGCAACAGAGAACAAG GTGAAGAACCTGACAGAGGAGATGGCTGGGCTGGATGAGATCATCGCCAAGCTGACCAAGGAGAAGAAAGCTCTGCAAGAGGCCCACCAGCAGGCCCTGGATGACCTCCAGGCTGAAGAGGACAAGGTCAACACCCTGACCAAGGCCAAGGTCAAGCTGGAGCAGCACGTGGACGAT CTGGAGGGATCCCTGGAGCAGGAGAAGAAAGTGCGCATGGACCTGGAGCGAGCTAAGCGGAAGCTGGAGGGTGACCTGAAGCTGACTCAGGAGAGCATCATGGACCTGGAGAACGACAAGCAGCAGCTGGATGAGAGGCTGAAAAA gAAGGACTTTGAGCTGAACGCCCTCAATGCAAGGATTGAGGATGAGCAGGCTCTGGGCAGCCAGCTGCAGAAGAAGCTCAAAGAGCTTCAG GCACGCattgaggagctggaggaggagctggaggccgAGCGCACCGCCAGGGCCAAGGTGGAGAAGCTGCGCTCAGACCTGTCCCGGGAGCTGGAGGAGATCAGCGAGCGGCTGGAAGAGGCTGGCGGGGCCACATCCGTGCAGATCGAGATGAACAAGAAGCGTGAGGCCGAGTTCCAGAAGATGAAGCGGGACCTGGAGGAGGCCACGCTGCAGCACGAGGCCACGGCGGCGGCCCTGCGCAAGAAGCACGCCGACAGCGTGGCTGAGCTGGGCGAGCAGATCGACAACCTGCAGCGCGTGAAGcagaagctggagaaggagaagagtgagTTCAAGCTGGAGCTGGACGACGTCACCTCCAACATGGAGCAGATCATCAAGGCCAAG gcCAACCTGGAGAAGATGTGTCGGACCCTGGAAGACCAGATGAATGAGCACCGGAGCAAGGCCGAGGAGACCCAGCGTTCTGTCAACGACCTCACCAGCCAGCGGGCCAAGCTGCAGACTGAGAATG GTGAGCTGTCTCGGCAGCTGGATGAGAAGGAGGCACTGATCTCCCAGCTGACCCGAGGCAAACTCACCTACACGCAGCAGCTGGAGGACCTCaagaggcagctggaggaggaggttaAG GCAAAGAACGCCCTGGCTCACGCGCTGCAGTCAGCCAGGCACGACTGTGACCTGCTGCGGGAGCAGTACGAGGAGGAGACGGAGGCCAAGGCGGAGCTGCAGCGCGTCCTCTCCAAGGCCAACTCAGAGGTGGCCCAGTGGAGGACCAAGTATGAGACAGACGCCATCCAGAGGACCGAGGAGCTCGAGGAGGCCAA GAAGAAGCTGGCGCAGCGGCTGCAAGACGCCGAGGAGGCCGTGGAGGCCGTCAATGCCAAGTGTTCGTCTCTTGAGAAGACCAAGCACCGGCTGCAGAATGAGATCGAGGACCTGATGGTGGATGTGGAGCGCTCCAACGCGGCCGCCGCGGCCCTGGACAAGAAGCAGAGGAACTTCGACAAG ATCCTGGCCGAGTGGAAGCAGAAGTACGAGGAGTCGCAGTCGGAGCTGGAGTCCTCGCAGAAGGAGGCGCGCTCCCTCAGCACCGAGCTCTTCAAGCTCAAGAACGCCTATGAGGAGTCCCTGGAGCACCTGGAGACCTTCAAGCGGGAGAACAAGAACCTCCAGG AGGAGATCTCCGACCTCACTGAGCAGTTGGGTTCCAGCGGAAAGACCATCCACGAGCTGGAGAAGGTCCGCAAGCAGCTGGAGGCCGAGAAGCTGGAGCTGCAGTCGGCCCTGGAGGAGGCCGAG gcCTCCCTGGAACACGAGGAGGGCAAGATCCTCCGTGCACAGCTGGAGTTCAACCAGATCAAGGCAGAGATCGAGCGGAAGCTGGCAGAGAAGGACGAGGAGATGGAGCAGGCCAAGCGCAACCACCTGCGGGTGGTGGACTCGCTGCAGACCTCCCTGGACGCGGAGACGCGCAGCCGCAACGAGGCGCTGCGGGTGAAGAAGAAGATGGAGGGCGACCTCAACGAGATGGAGATCCAGCTCAGCCATGCCAACCGCATGGCTGCAGAGGCCCAGAAGCAAGTCAAGAGCCTCCAGAGCTTACTGAAG GACACCCAGATCCAGCTGGATGACGCGGTCCGTGCCAACGATGACCTGAAGGAGAACATCGCCATCGTGGAGCGGCGCAACAACCTACTGCAGGCTGAGCTGGAGGAGCTGCGGGCCGTGGTGGAGCAGACAGAGCGGTCTCGGAAGCTGGCTGAGCAGGAGCTGATCGAGACCAGCGAGCGGGTGCAGCTGCTGCACTCCCAG AACACCAGCCTCATCAACCAGAAGAAGAAGATGGACGCAGACCTGTCCCAGCTTCAGACTGAAGTGGAGGAGGCAGTGCAGGAGTGCAGGAATGCCGAGGAGAAGGCCAAGAAGGCCATCACGGAC GCCGCCATGATGGCGGAGGAGCTGAAGAAGGAGCAGGACACCAGCGCCCACCTGGAGCGCATGAAGAAGAACATGGAGCAGACCATTAAGGACCTGCAGCACCGGCTGGACGAGGCGGAGCAGATCGCCCTCAAGGGCGGCAAGAAGCAGCTGCAGAAGCTGGAGGCCCGGGTGCGGGAGCTGGAGAATGAGCTGGAGGTTGAGCAGAAGCGCAATGCAGAGTCCATCAAGGGCATGAGGAAGAGTGAGCGGCGCATCAAGGAGCTCACCTACCAG ACGGAGGAGGACAGGAAGAACCTGCTGCGGCTGCAGGACCTGGTGGACAAGCTGCAGCTGAAGGTCAAGGCATACAAGCGCCAGGCCGAGGAGGCG GAGGAACAGGCCAACACCAACCTGTCCAAGTTCCGCAAGGTGCAGCACGAGCTGGATGAGGCAGAGGAGCGGGCGGACATCGCCGAGTCCCAGGTCAACAAGCTGCGGGCCAAGAGCCGCGACATCGGCACCAAG GGCTTGAATGAGGAGTAG